In Desulfovibrio sp. 86, the following proteins share a genomic window:
- a CDS encoding CobW family GTP-binding protein → MRLDALLPRPLSPETDAESPSILNCLLTGIHLDRKRARRLGWRGVHPSNQLYAAWTCRVAGSPHVYGLVFLNESTERSFLHGTFTAHVFPHAADSILDKFPLQALSIALGEDYEERMRNLSLHAPELAPFCMGSLQLVTALDGKGLALSLSAPARYCHISREGIAARPFPDSDSCAAGDTAGDTAGERWIVPPGGAECDVPAFRLLLPLFTTLADTAATMFEERPRLSLHMAPQKPRGAEGDASPTLSLKAEMGACPQPRPLTAFPGNGRPIKFPSLSSEGKVLERLPGRRRQIPATPGADLPVMHILTGFLGAGKTTFLRRWLDYLNGREQFAAVIQNEFGRIGLDAVLTRGETHVEALDEGCVCCSLADSLRPGLQRLLEAAPAEQIILETTGLANPANVLESLYDLSDMVRPGLVITVADALAWDEAGAGISMAQVAQADVIIANKADAVSEQRLQTVLCDLRRRNPRAVIFPAVEGNITFANLEALHTAWLDAHRSPPSRAPRLQPFSAAGNINHTTEGFGSFCLTLPQVVSTEDIWRMVDGAGPGLCRAKGIVNLRRDGAVVAAVAQYAAGRLEFEEAPDGADERYMVFIGVNLSPPDTPGQGASAVR, encoded by the coding sequence ATGCGCCTTGATGCCCTGCTGCCGCGCCCCCTTTCGCCTGAAACAGACGCCGAGAGCCCTTCCATACTCAACTGTCTGCTCACAGGCATACATCTTGACCGCAAGCGGGCGCGGAGGCTGGGGTGGCGGGGGGTGCACCCTTCCAACCAGCTTTATGCGGCCTGGACCTGCCGGGTGGCCGGTTCTCCACACGTGTACGGCTTGGTTTTTCTTAACGAAAGCACAGAGCGATCCTTTCTCCACGGCACGTTTACGGCGCACGTGTTCCCCCATGCGGCGGATTCCATTCTCGACAAATTCCCCTTGCAGGCTCTTTCCATTGCCCTTGGCGAGGACTACGAGGAGCGCATGCGCAATCTCTCGCTGCACGCCCCCGAGCTTGCCCCCTTCTGCATGGGCAGCCTGCAGCTTGTGACGGCCCTGGACGGCAAGGGGCTTGCCTTGTCCCTGTCCGCTCCGGCCAGATATTGCCACATTTCGCGTGAAGGGATCGCTGCGCGGCCCTTCCCGGATTCAGACAGTTGCGCTGCAGGCGACACGGCAGGCGACACGGCAGGCGAACGGTGGATTGTCCCCCCCGGCGGTGCGGAATGCGACGTTCCCGCATTCAGGCTGCTGCTGCCGCTCTTCACAACACTGGCGGATACGGCCGCAACAATGTTTGAGGAAAGGCCGCGCTTAAGCCTGCATATGGCCCCGCAAAAACCGCGTGGCGCCGAAGGGGACGCCTCCCCCACCCTGTCGCTGAAGGCGGAGATGGGCGCATGCCCGCAACCGCGCCCCCTGACAGCTTTTCCCGGCAATGGCAGACCCATAAAGTTTCCATCCCTGTCTTCCGAAGGCAAGGTTCTGGAGCGCCTGCCCGGCCGCCGCCGTCAAATTCCGGCGACACCTGGCGCTGATCTGCCGGTCATGCATATCCTCACCGGATTCCTTGGCGCGGGAAAGACCACATTTCTGCGCCGCTGGCTGGATTATCTCAATGGCCGCGAACAGTTCGCCGCGGTCATACAGAATGAATTCGGGCGCATCGGACTGGACGCCGTGCTCACTCGCGGTGAAACGCATGTGGAGGCCCTGGACGAAGGCTGCGTCTGCTGCTCGCTGGCGGACAGCTTGCGGCCCGGCCTGCAACGCCTTTTGGAAGCGGCCCCTGCGGAACAGATAATTCTTGAAACAACAGGATTGGCCAATCCGGCCAATGTGCTTGAATCCCTTTACGATCTTTCCGACATGGTGCGGCCGGGGCTGGTCATAACCGTGGCCGACGCCCTGGCATGGGACGAGGCAGGAGCAGGCATCAGCATGGCGCAGGTGGCGCAGGCCGACGTCATTATTGCCAACAAGGCCGACGCGGTCTCTGAACAGCGGCTTCAAACAGTGCTGTGCGACCTTCGACGCCGCAACCCCAGGGCTGTAATCTTCCCCGCTGTGGAGGGAAACATCACCTTCGCCAATCTTGAAGCGCTGCATACGGCATGGCTCGACGCCCACAGATCTCCGCCCTCACGCGCCCCCCGTCTGCAGCCATTCAGCGCTGCTGGCAATATCAACCACACCACCGAAGGATTTGGTTCATTTTGCCTCACCCTGCCGCAGGTGGTCAGCACAGAGGATATTTGGCGCATGGTGGACGGCGCTGGCCCGGGGCTTTGCCGCGCCAAGGGCATTGTCAATCTGCGCAGGGACGGAGCGGTGGTTGCCGCTGTTGCCCAGTACGCCGCCGGACGCCTGGAATTTGAGGAAGCCCCGGACGGAGCAGACGAACGGTACATGGTGTTTATCGGGGTGAACCTGTCGCCGCCTGACACGCCCGGGCAAGGAGCGTCAGCCGTGCGTTGA
- a CDS encoding MotA/TolQ/ExbB proton channel family protein, whose protein sequence is MNIIALGGWMMWPLLAVSILTLTVIVERLLLYASCSLPDDALRGDLLKATSSGDVETVAERMATVPLLQAFAQQLTAASPNRESSLHLAGGQILEQLERRLGLLGAIARLAPLMGLLGTVSGMISIFSSIAHASSGVDMSMLADGIWQALLNTASGLCIAIVAQFSLAFFSARLKNISSMLDAAGNAALLQPDAGTAC, encoded by the coding sequence ATGAACATCATTGCTTTAGGGGGATGGATGATGTGGCCCCTGCTGGCAGTATCCATCCTGACCCTGACGGTGATTGTGGAGCGCCTGCTGCTGTACGCGTCGTGCTCCCTGCCCGACGACGCCCTGCGGGGAGATCTGCTCAAAGCCACGAGCAGCGGCGATGTGGAAACGGTGGCGGAGCGCATGGCCACAGTGCCCCTGCTGCAGGCCTTTGCCCAGCAACTCACAGCGGCAAGCCCCAACCGCGAATCATCCCTGCATCTGGCCGGAGGGCAGATTCTTGAACAGCTGGAGCGGCGGCTCGGTCTGCTCGGCGCCATTGCCAGGCTGGCCCCGCTCATGGGCCTGCTGGGAACGGTAAGCGGAATGATTTCCATTTTTTCCAGCATTGCGCACGCCTCCAGCGGCGTGGATATGAGCATGCTGGCGGACGGCATCTGGCAGGCCTTGCTCAACACGGCTTCCGGCCTGTGCATTGCCATTGTCGCCCAGTTTTCGCTGGCATTTTTTAGCGCCCGTCTCAAAAACATCTCCAGCATGCTTGATGCGGCAGGCAACGCGGCATTGCTGCAGCCTGACGCAGGCACTGCGTGCTGA
- a CDS encoding ExbD/TolR family protein codes for MPMLRLTRPLNTACDYDLIPLIDMLFILLIFFVIAAAFAVRGLEVDLPTAHSSKTLSGRVIELRLTADGGILCEGAPLPRQEVRDKLHDLVLGFRSRPGRLVLVADPKAPVEGLIFLVDEVRMQGGEKLLIATSGQPATDAP; via the coding sequence ATGCCGATGCTTCGCCTGACCCGTCCACTGAATACGGCCTGTGATTACGACCTCATACCGCTCATTGATATGCTGTTTATTCTGCTTATATTTTTTGTCATTGCGGCGGCCTTTGCCGTCCGTGGGCTGGAAGTCGATCTGCCCACCGCCCACAGCAGCAAAACCCTGTCGGGCCGGGTAATTGAACTGCGCCTCACGGCTGACGGCGGCATTCTTTGCGAAGGGGCGCCCCTGCCCCGGCAGGAGGTCAGAGACAAATTGCACGATCTTGTGCTCGGCTTCAGGAGCAGGCCGGGAAGGCTCGTTCTGGTGGCTGACCCCAAGGCTCCTGTGGAAGGACTCATCTTTCTTGTGGATGAAGTGCGCATGCAGGGCGGGGAAAAGCTGCTTATCGCCACATCGGGGCAACCCGCGACGGACGCGCCATGA
- a CDS encoding TonB family protein, whose translation MTATERLYAALAISCLVHWGLFHLLGASAELTPVGTLTVISMDSLGLGASPEGGAGISMEAAPPRTEPQNTADKRRQAFFAFLDDLDAAVHAHRMDGGEAHFVGVAAYAFTVRADGSFTAPVLRQSSGSPELDAAARRAILAASGSVKRPDILGAADIPVLLHVKYQYELR comes from the coding sequence ATGACTGCGACCGAGCGGCTCTACGCCGCACTGGCCATCTCATGCCTCGTGCACTGGGGCCTTTTTCACCTGCTCGGCGCATCGGCAGAGTTGACCCCCGTGGGGACGCTCACGGTGATCAGCATGGATTCCCTGGGCTTGGGAGCATCCCCGGAGGGCGGCGCAGGCATCAGTATGGAGGCTGCCCCACCCCGCACCGAACCGCAAAATACTGCGGACAAAAGGCGTCAGGCATTTTTCGCCTTTCTTGACGATCTTGACGCGGCAGTGCATGCCCACCGCATGGACGGCGGCGAGGCACATTTTGTCGGAGTTGCGGCCTATGCCTTCACCGTGCGCGCCGACGGCAGTTTTACAGCCCCGGTGCTGCGCCAGTCGTCAGGTTCACCAGAGCTTGATGCGGCGGCGCGCCGTGCGATCCTTGCGGCAAGCGGCAGTGTGAAACGCCCGGACATTCTGGGCGCTGCCGATATTCCAGTGCTATTGCACGTAAAATACCAGTACGAACTGCGGTAA